One genomic region from Opisthocomus hoazin isolate bOpiHoa1 chromosome Z, bOpiHoa1.hap1, whole genome shotgun sequence encodes:
- the CZH5orf34 gene encoding uncharacterized protein C5orf34 homolog isoform X2 — translation MEAEGLMALHGDGSVEVHYAGGSRLLLSPCGCEYLHEAALPAAAHPLQPTETTRQRVAFAVSARRLLRALDFRNRFSARPYLPSRVLPPERKKILYSDILEIRWPDPTIANLTRCVDNGSVKISSVDGYAHLYLSELQQEFTVEFLCRVSQSSAASLHSSQRNSSYQTGDQYGESSKNCVVEMSSKQTKIENKKNDDGCAEGKYTQPTKPKDLKDRDGGPLFYTDCSSEYTWVTQCWSVSSYPEEWKYPLSLALMCCNLHTVKNVVKTREKNSHTSTESDVLIDPEAQETVSHIPTALPLSCRAPHLHRWTFCDFFQNQDTEKYSSPQLIQIVWCQGVFYRFIHGRTTITEIYPGDGSFFKSEGALLGNYFIHYAIQKGTKEREEKMYSVNSLPPDVPGNPYSISSIITRATKILQYCYKAKLSLTHNCYLCCWKMVPETDGREMLPVLLYDKVIPSIGRLVVYSDHKVHAAFWDGTTLNMVWDFSSSCSKIQVNEDVGWCKLTSPDGVQHLIQLSHPGIYERYIRTAAEWCRSLNEEKEIPEYTAHSVTEENWSADAELEKIRRFNFLLDNSSVLEGTSAAKNTPSGTAVRRTENESEPEELSEGCVLEALEKTSKVIQDIESLLAASRK, via the exons ATGGAGGCGGAGGGGCTGATGGCGCTGCACGGGGACGGCTCGGTGGAGGTGCACTACGCGGGGGGATCCCGCTTGCTGCTGTCGCCTTGCGGCTGCGAGTACTTGCACGAAGCGGCGCTGCCTGCCGCCGCCCACCCGCTCCAGCCGACGGAGACCACCCGCCAGCGGGTCGCCTTCGCCGTCAGCGCCCGGAGG CTCCTGAGAGCTCTGGATTTCCGGAACCGGTTTTCTGCTCGCCCGTACTTGCCCTCGCGTGTTTTGCCTCCAGAAAGGAAGAAG ATTCTTTACAGTGATATCTTAGAAATTAGATGGCCTGACCCTACTATCGCTAATCTGACAAGATGTGTAGACAACGGCAGTGTGAAGATCTCGTCGGTAGATGGTTATGCTCATCTTTACCTGTCAGAATTGCAGCAAGAATTCACAGTGGAGTTCTTATGCAGAGTCAGCCAGTCATCTGCAGCATCCTTACACTCCTCTCAGAGGAACAGCAGCTACCAAACCGGAGATCAGTATGGAGAATCAAGTAAAAATTGTGTTGTAGAAATGtcatcaaagcaaacaaaaatagagAATAAGAAGAATGACGATGGTTGTGCTGAAGGTAAATACAcacaaccaaccaaaccaaaagacCTAAAAGACAGAGATGGGGGCCCTTTGTTCTACACAGATTGTTCATCTGAATACACGTGGGTTACGCAGTGTTGGTCTGTTTCCTCCTACCCAGAAGAATGGAAATACCCTTTGTCGTTGGCACTAATGTGCTGTAACTTACACACTGTTAAGAATGTAGTGAAGACACGTGAAAAAAACAGCCATACATCTACAGAGTCTGATGTTCTAATAGACCCCGAAGCACAAGAGACAGTTTCTCATATACCTACAGCTTTGCCACTTAGCTGCAGAGCCCCACATTTACACAG GTGGACTTTCTGTGACTTCTTTCAGAATCAAGATACTGAAAAGTATTCAAGCCCTCAGCTAATTCAAATTGTGTGGTGCCAGGGTGTTTTTTATAG ATTTATCCATGGTAGGACAACCATCACAGAAATTTATCCTGGTGATGGCTCGTTTTTCAAGTCAGAGGGAGCACTTTTGGGAAACTACTTCATACATTATGCAAtccaaaaaggaacaaaagag agagaagaaaagatgtATTCGGTGAACAGCCTACCTCCTGATGTACCAGGAAATCCGTACTCTATATCCTCCATTATTACTCGGGCAACCAA aataCTTCAGTACTGCTACAAGGCTAAACTGTCATTAACTCATAACTGTTATCTCTGTTGCTGGAAAATG GTGCCTGAGACAGATGGACGAGAAATGTTGCCAGTTTTGCTGTATGACAAGGTTATCCCCAGCATAGGAAGACTCGTTGTGTACTCGGATCATAAAGTCCATGCTGCTTTTTGGGATGGCACAACCTTGAATATGGTCTGGGATTTCAGCTCTTCATGTAGTAAGATCCAG gtaaATGAAGATGTAGGCTGGTGTAAGTTAACTAGTCCTGATGGGGTACAGCATCTTATACAATTAAGTCATCCTGGAATCTATGAAAG GTACatcagaacagcagcagaatgGTGCAGAAGTTTGAATGAAGAGAAGGAGATTCCTGAATATACTGCACACTCTGTAACTGAAGAAAATTG GTCTGCTGATGCTGAGCTCGAAAAAATACGGAGATTTAACT TTTTATTGGATAATAGCAGTGTTCTGGAAGGGACATCTGCTGCAAAAAACACTCCATCTGGTACTgctgtcagaagaacagaaaatgagaGTGAGCCGGAAGAACTCAGTGAAGGGTGCGTCTTGGAGGCTTTGGAAAAAACTTCCAAAGTAATTCAGGACATTGAATCTCTGCTTGCAGCTTCCAGGAAGTGA
- the CZH5orf34 gene encoding uncharacterized protein C5orf34 homolog isoform X1: MEAEGLMALHGDGSVEVHYAGGSRLLLSPCGCEYLHEAALPAAAHPLQPTETTRQRVAFAVSARREQLLRALDFRNRFSARPYLPSRVLPPERKKILYSDILEIRWPDPTIANLTRCVDNGSVKISSVDGYAHLYLSELQQEFTVEFLCRVSQSSAASLHSSQRNSSYQTGDQYGESSKNCVVEMSSKQTKIENKKNDDGCAEGKYTQPTKPKDLKDRDGGPLFYTDCSSEYTWVTQCWSVSSYPEEWKYPLSLALMCCNLHTVKNVVKTREKNSHTSTESDVLIDPEAQETVSHIPTALPLSCRAPHLHRWTFCDFFQNQDTEKYSSPQLIQIVWCQGVFYRFIHGRTTITEIYPGDGSFFKSEGALLGNYFIHYAIQKGTKEREEKMYSVNSLPPDVPGNPYSISSIITRATKILQYCYKAKLSLTHNCYLCCWKMVPETDGREMLPVLLYDKVIPSIGRLVVYSDHKVHAAFWDGTTLNMVWDFSSSCSKIQVNEDVGWCKLTSPDGVQHLIQLSHPGIYERYIRTAAEWCRSLNEEKEIPEYTAHSVTEENWSADAELEKIRRFNFLLDNSSVLEGTSAAKNTPSGTAVRRTENESEPEELSEGCVLEALEKTSKVIQDIESLLAASRK; encoded by the exons ATGGAGGCGGAGGGGCTGATGGCGCTGCACGGGGACGGCTCGGTGGAGGTGCACTACGCGGGGGGATCCCGCTTGCTGCTGTCGCCTTGCGGCTGCGAGTACTTGCACGAAGCGGCGCTGCCTGCCGCCGCCCACCCGCTCCAGCCGACGGAGACCACCCGCCAGCGGGTCGCCTTCGCCGTCAGCGCCCGGAGG GAACAGCTCCTGAGAGCTCTGGATTTCCGGAACCGGTTTTCTGCTCGCCCGTACTTGCCCTCGCGTGTTTTGCCTCCAGAAAGGAAGAAG ATTCTTTACAGTGATATCTTAGAAATTAGATGGCCTGACCCTACTATCGCTAATCTGACAAGATGTGTAGACAACGGCAGTGTGAAGATCTCGTCGGTAGATGGTTATGCTCATCTTTACCTGTCAGAATTGCAGCAAGAATTCACAGTGGAGTTCTTATGCAGAGTCAGCCAGTCATCTGCAGCATCCTTACACTCCTCTCAGAGGAACAGCAGCTACCAAACCGGAGATCAGTATGGAGAATCAAGTAAAAATTGTGTTGTAGAAATGtcatcaaagcaaacaaaaatagagAATAAGAAGAATGACGATGGTTGTGCTGAAGGTAAATACAcacaaccaaccaaaccaaaagacCTAAAAGACAGAGATGGGGGCCCTTTGTTCTACACAGATTGTTCATCTGAATACACGTGGGTTACGCAGTGTTGGTCTGTTTCCTCCTACCCAGAAGAATGGAAATACCCTTTGTCGTTGGCACTAATGTGCTGTAACTTACACACTGTTAAGAATGTAGTGAAGACACGTGAAAAAAACAGCCATACATCTACAGAGTCTGATGTTCTAATAGACCCCGAAGCACAAGAGACAGTTTCTCATATACCTACAGCTTTGCCACTTAGCTGCAGAGCCCCACATTTACACAG GTGGACTTTCTGTGACTTCTTTCAGAATCAAGATACTGAAAAGTATTCAAGCCCTCAGCTAATTCAAATTGTGTGGTGCCAGGGTGTTTTTTATAG ATTTATCCATGGTAGGACAACCATCACAGAAATTTATCCTGGTGATGGCTCGTTTTTCAAGTCAGAGGGAGCACTTTTGGGAAACTACTTCATACATTATGCAAtccaaaaaggaacaaaagag agagaagaaaagatgtATTCGGTGAACAGCCTACCTCCTGATGTACCAGGAAATCCGTACTCTATATCCTCCATTATTACTCGGGCAACCAA aataCTTCAGTACTGCTACAAGGCTAAACTGTCATTAACTCATAACTGTTATCTCTGTTGCTGGAAAATG GTGCCTGAGACAGATGGACGAGAAATGTTGCCAGTTTTGCTGTATGACAAGGTTATCCCCAGCATAGGAAGACTCGTTGTGTACTCGGATCATAAAGTCCATGCTGCTTTTTGGGATGGCACAACCTTGAATATGGTCTGGGATTTCAGCTCTTCATGTAGTAAGATCCAG gtaaATGAAGATGTAGGCTGGTGTAAGTTAACTAGTCCTGATGGGGTACAGCATCTTATACAATTAAGTCATCCTGGAATCTATGAAAG GTACatcagaacagcagcagaatgGTGCAGAAGTTTGAATGAAGAGAAGGAGATTCCTGAATATACTGCACACTCTGTAACTGAAGAAAATTG GTCTGCTGATGCTGAGCTCGAAAAAATACGGAGATTTAACT TTTTATTGGATAATAGCAGTGTTCTGGAAGGGACATCTGCTGCAAAAAACACTCCATCTGGTACTgctgtcagaagaacagaaaatgagaGTGAGCCGGAAGAACTCAGTGAAGGGTGCGTCTTGGAGGCTTTGGAAAAAACTTCCAAAGTAATTCAGGACATTGAATCTCTGCTTGCAGCTTCCAGGAAGTGA
- the CZH5orf34 gene encoding uncharacterized protein C5orf34 homolog isoform X3 yields the protein MEAEGLMALHGDGSVEVHYAGGSRLLLSPCGCEYLHEAALPAAAHPLQPTETTRQRVAFAVSARRILYSDILEIRWPDPTIANLTRCVDNGSVKISSVDGYAHLYLSELQQEFTVEFLCRVSQSSAASLHSSQRNSSYQTGDQYGESSKNCVVEMSSKQTKIENKKNDDGCAEGKYTQPTKPKDLKDRDGGPLFYTDCSSEYTWVTQCWSVSSYPEEWKYPLSLALMCCNLHTVKNVVKTREKNSHTSTESDVLIDPEAQETVSHIPTALPLSCRAPHLHRWTFCDFFQNQDTEKYSSPQLIQIVWCQGVFYRFIHGRTTITEIYPGDGSFFKSEGALLGNYFIHYAIQKGTKEREEKMYSVNSLPPDVPGNPYSISSIITRATKILQYCYKAKLSLTHNCYLCCWKMVPETDGREMLPVLLYDKVIPSIGRLVVYSDHKVHAAFWDGTTLNMVWDFSSSCSKIQVNEDVGWCKLTSPDGVQHLIQLSHPGIYERYIRTAAEWCRSLNEEKEIPEYTAHSVTEENWSADAELEKIRRFNFLLDNSSVLEGTSAAKNTPSGTAVRRTENESEPEELSEGCVLEALEKTSKVIQDIESLLAASRK from the exons ATGGAGGCGGAGGGGCTGATGGCGCTGCACGGGGACGGCTCGGTGGAGGTGCACTACGCGGGGGGATCCCGCTTGCTGCTGTCGCCTTGCGGCTGCGAGTACTTGCACGAAGCGGCGCTGCCTGCCGCCGCCCACCCGCTCCAGCCGACGGAGACCACCCGCCAGCGGGTCGCCTTCGCCGTCAGCGCCCGGAGG ATTCTTTACAGTGATATCTTAGAAATTAGATGGCCTGACCCTACTATCGCTAATCTGACAAGATGTGTAGACAACGGCAGTGTGAAGATCTCGTCGGTAGATGGTTATGCTCATCTTTACCTGTCAGAATTGCAGCAAGAATTCACAGTGGAGTTCTTATGCAGAGTCAGCCAGTCATCTGCAGCATCCTTACACTCCTCTCAGAGGAACAGCAGCTACCAAACCGGAGATCAGTATGGAGAATCAAGTAAAAATTGTGTTGTAGAAATGtcatcaaagcaaacaaaaatagagAATAAGAAGAATGACGATGGTTGTGCTGAAGGTAAATACAcacaaccaaccaaaccaaaagacCTAAAAGACAGAGATGGGGGCCCTTTGTTCTACACAGATTGTTCATCTGAATACACGTGGGTTACGCAGTGTTGGTCTGTTTCCTCCTACCCAGAAGAATGGAAATACCCTTTGTCGTTGGCACTAATGTGCTGTAACTTACACACTGTTAAGAATGTAGTGAAGACACGTGAAAAAAACAGCCATACATCTACAGAGTCTGATGTTCTAATAGACCCCGAAGCACAAGAGACAGTTTCTCATATACCTACAGCTTTGCCACTTAGCTGCAGAGCCCCACATTTACACAG GTGGACTTTCTGTGACTTCTTTCAGAATCAAGATACTGAAAAGTATTCAAGCCCTCAGCTAATTCAAATTGTGTGGTGCCAGGGTGTTTTTTATAG ATTTATCCATGGTAGGACAACCATCACAGAAATTTATCCTGGTGATGGCTCGTTTTTCAAGTCAGAGGGAGCACTTTTGGGAAACTACTTCATACATTATGCAAtccaaaaaggaacaaaagag agagaagaaaagatgtATTCGGTGAACAGCCTACCTCCTGATGTACCAGGAAATCCGTACTCTATATCCTCCATTATTACTCGGGCAACCAA aataCTTCAGTACTGCTACAAGGCTAAACTGTCATTAACTCATAACTGTTATCTCTGTTGCTGGAAAATG GTGCCTGAGACAGATGGACGAGAAATGTTGCCAGTTTTGCTGTATGACAAGGTTATCCCCAGCATAGGAAGACTCGTTGTGTACTCGGATCATAAAGTCCATGCTGCTTTTTGGGATGGCACAACCTTGAATATGGTCTGGGATTTCAGCTCTTCATGTAGTAAGATCCAG gtaaATGAAGATGTAGGCTGGTGTAAGTTAACTAGTCCTGATGGGGTACAGCATCTTATACAATTAAGTCATCCTGGAATCTATGAAAG GTACatcagaacagcagcagaatgGTGCAGAAGTTTGAATGAAGAGAAGGAGATTCCTGAATATACTGCACACTCTGTAACTGAAGAAAATTG GTCTGCTGATGCTGAGCTCGAAAAAATACGGAGATTTAACT TTTTATTGGATAATAGCAGTGTTCTGGAAGGGACATCTGCTGCAAAAAACACTCCATCTGGTACTgctgtcagaagaacagaaaatgagaGTGAGCCGGAAGAACTCAGTGAAGGGTGCGTCTTGGAGGCTTTGGAAAAAACTTCCAAAGTAATTCAGGACATTGAATCTCTGCTTGCAGCTTCCAGGAAGTGA